The genomic region ACTAAAGATAGTTATGTTAATAtagtatttaaataatagtaaacacatctatataaaaataaaacacagAATCTTTTCTATGTAGTCaactcaatttttttttcgcatTTGGAGTATTACTCatgtttttcttcttttataaatttaatataaatttcattttaaacgTATAACTCAATTATAATACTGTGTATGATTTATATtcctttataatttataattttaaaataaacatattatatatactatctattttttatgtccTTAATAATCTCAATAGAATCTGGTtacaaagaaataaattataggaaaaaatttttaaccataatatttattgtatgtGTAATCATGAATGATCACAAGAAGATGCATAATGGGAACATGAAAACTGGAATAACAGGAATATTATCCAATCATATCATTCTGAATTAGTTTCCTTCTGGAATTATCacagatataaataaaagatatgaGAATAAAGCAAATAAGTTGCTTCCTTTGATTTTATTCTAAAacatcatataaaatatatatatatttttctgtaatttaattatttcacatatatattttatttacataggagaatatatttaaaaaaaatagagtaatacttaatattaaaaaatatatacaaataaatataatatatatatatatatacctagaGACAGAGAGAGAAGTTGATACagatatatcttttattaaaattcttaTAAGCCCTGTTTTTAGCTTTTTCGCGCACAGTTGTTCATATATtctaatttcattttaactTGGTTATAAGGATATTTTtacaaaggaaaaattatgcATGAATTATTGCATTATCTacaaatactttttaaaatatacgtaAGAGTGATAATCAAatcttatattaatattatatttatattgtaccttaaatttataaaaagtaaaatataatatttaaaacataatgAAAATTCCTAGTAGAACAGTTATATGGGAATCATGCTTTAcacttatttaattaaaccTGCACAACAAAGTAgcgtaatttttttttgtaaacattattaaaatttatctaacaaataaaaacaatgttATATACTAatgaagaataaataaaaaaataataaaattattatgattacattttatttaaaaaataacagttataaatataaataattcattaattatcattataactatatatattttttatgcatgtttaaaataatattaactatTTACTTAACACATTTATGCAGTTAGAAAATAACAAAtgtgtaaataaatacatatacattcttatatgattatataaaatgcgtattcatttttattaatcccaatgataatttatctttttatagatatataacatattttaaaaaatttactacTGTGAAAAGACAACGAAAAAGGAGATATCTACATATATTTCGtaagtatataattaaagtaAACTGTGTAAtctatatattcattataataaaaattaaaaaaaatatatacataaatttgcAGCATAATGCATAATTAAGTAGTTTTAGCAACAAAGAATTAACAGAATAATTAAATGCAAcaatacaataataaatagtTATAATTTCTCATTTAActgtaaatacatataattccCAAGTTAGAAAACAATTAtagatgatatatatttaattaaaatattgagAAATACAAGAGTTTTTCCTAAAATGAAAGATATCATTTTTCCTCTAACGATACAATTACATATggctatattttatataaaattaagtataaaATTCTTCGCATGTTGTTAAAGTTCTGACAAAATGTACTGTCATATGGAgtgatattttattttcttttttttattgaaacaaaattttaattgagtaaatagaataaaaataaaaatattaaaaaagaaaagataaatttaaaaatattttagtaaatatttccaatagcattatttataaaaaggtCAAACCTAAAGTAATTTAGggaagaattatttttattaataaaaactttatatatccacttcaatattttaacagaaaaattctaaatttttgttattaatacttctcagaatataaataaaaaaaatgtcatCTTTAATGCCTATcgaatttattacatatttggaataaaacatatatgtgaTAAGAATGGGAGCATtagtaaatattaataatacaacAATTATATCTTTCCTAAGTTTCCTATTATTAACCTTAGTTATTTGCGCATGTTATTCCTtttaaacattattttactacaggtaacataaattattatatagcaTAGAATAAAAGCtacaaattgaaaaaaaatataataaataagttttttattgttatacaaattttaagTCCATATGTTCCATATACCTACAACTTTTAGAGCTTTTATATAATagcattttatattttatttctaggATATAATTCACCCTCAATAACATAACGTTTTGAAAAGTATAATCCATATCAACAGTTccatatttttgtataaaaataaccaTAAATTCcatattgtaatatttatttaacttaaaatgtatttcattcattaatattttagataaatttattaaatttaagaattcagttattttctttctatacatttgaaataaaataaatttatactttttaatgaaatattaataataaaaaaaaagattaaaatgtaaaagtaaatatagtaaaataacacttttagtaaaaatgataattttaaaaacatttcaatcaatgataatttaaaataaaacaatttatcGGATAAAATAGTATCGTCAAGATATGTTAAAGGATAAtgtataacataaaaaatgagaGAATAAAGGAAATTCTTATATGCATTAATTTCATcctcaaaatttttataaagggTAAATAACCGTCCatctttattattcatatatagaTTAATTATGAGCcaaaacataaattaatttataacgCCTATATAACGAAatcaaattaaataaaattgatgTTTCATGAGATGTTCTATTAAAcgtagatatatttttattccttacTATTTGTTGCAAATAGTATTCtgagataaatataaaaatataatacattaaatataataatttaattgtatattaatatattaacatcaATTTTCCTAATAAAATTACTcttctaaaaaatatttaattaaataaaaataataataataatatatttaataaattctaTAATATcctatataattcatattacACTGTAGAActgaacaaaaatattattatttttttatttcaccaTTTcacatgtataaaatatatacatatatatatatatatatatatatatttatttatttatttatttatttataaacatatttatgaaGACCATAAGATTGGGATCTTTGGATATTTTCATTGTATCAATATTTCTTAATTAATTCAATATgacaaatttttaattatatgaaaaaatttagcAGCCCATCTTAATGATATTACGGcacatgaaaaatatataatgatacaaattatacaaaatcACATTCtccatttaataaatattttctgaGCTCTCATAAAAATGACTAAGTTtcccatttttatatatatttattttttttgaaaattatattttgtattttatagtTATCAAAGATATCCGTGTCAAAATTAATTACTTATGCATATTCAtctgaataataaaattatatatatatattacattttttctgAAATTTTTACGTTATTCCATATTTAATGTATGCAcaataaatgcatatttttattatgcgtatatatatacggacttattcatttatttattgtatatgcGTAAACTTATTGATTTATATGTAAACTTATATGAACCCCTTAATAAGTTTTAACAGGTAGATATACTACCACTAGTAATGTGCATTCCtctaaatattctttttgtaataatactTTACCTTtcctttaatatattctgctattatattataataatggtgatatatataactttttttatttcattattttgtttaacaataaatttagctgtattatatatattttcactgaaaattttattttactactATTTCATCAGGTAATATTTTTGCATTAATCTTTATCATATAATATCTAATATCTTTTAATCACGTTATTAGtactaataaatttattgaaatGTTCCCACATAAACATgtatgttttaattaataacaaaaaattttgacATTTCATGTTTAATCTGTATGTTTATTTACAAggacatatttttcatttaactcTAGTATTTgattaacatttatttttttttaattaatctaATATGTTCAAAACTtagttaatatattcatagaCCAcgtaatttttcatatatttatataatattaaattttcaaagaaaaaaaaaacaaaaaaaaacagttaataaattaatatcaGTATAGTTTTCcacaatttttttgtataatgttgtcaacaacaaaaattcatatcttcttttgttataaatttatttaataataaatatttaagtaataacaaaatagaaaCAAGTCGACAATTgcgtaataaaaataatgaaatactAGGTATAGGTATCCTTACATTTGTTGGTTCATTGGTACAATAatcaaatatgaaaatattatacatgaAGTTCCAACAATATAtcaaaaacataaaaatagatACTGATTATATTTAACCATCAACATGAACcataaaacatattatagTAAAGAGGAATTAAATGATTTAAtggaattatttatattctccATATTTGATCAAAGttaattcataattattaattatatctaactgtattttactattacattaaattaaattgttgtactacaataaaaaaaataacagatgttttatatagaaaaaaaatatatatttttttttttcccatatttttatttttgtaaagataagctaaaagtaaaataatacgGTTTATGGTAtacaaaatacatatatatagattttGTGGaaacatttataattaaatataatatgttataagccaaatataagaaaatataagagAACTTGTTctttaagaataatatttccttttttttgaattctCAATATGTATTCCACGtctatattttgtttatttgtgtTGATCAGCGAAATTAAAAGATATCCTTATTTGACTGATActctaaatataaatattgaataTCTTAATGTCCTAATACAAGAGTGCATTGCGATGTATAAAACACATTTCTCTATATATAGTTAGGGatataaatttgttaatttcaatttgaaaaatgtaaCACTGAATAATTTAGATAAGTTCCATCAATttgtatcatatatattgatagtacagtaaagaaaattttgCATAATAACAATGGAGCattcaattaaaataaataataatagaatcGGTGCTGCATAATAAGTATATCATAactaaatattaatgaaaattttatatatttattgaaagAATATCTATTTATGATATGTAAAAGGTCATAAAAccagaaaaaagaaaacaagaATAAGATAATTATATCATACAAGTCGAATTTATATGTCCTTCAacgttttattatttaaataatccATATggattatgtatatgttaataAAGAGATTACTATgtaatctatatattttcgaaaaaataacaaacaaaaatattaataaaacaataaatggatatgtaaataattttaaaaaaggagaaaattaGTTTATCCTTTCGAAAACATTAAAATCATGGGTCCAATAATtccaacatatatatacaaacattttGGCTAACTCATTctcttttaataaaaaaaattatttcatgaGGTAAATTTTCGGAGATACTAAAAAGCAGTGATGAAATATACATTGGATTCTTgttatattaattctttccattcaataaattatgaatcatatattcatataaaaaataaaaaataacataacatttgtgtttatttataaagtTCTATTGCTATAAGAACAtcatatgtttattaaaGTTCGGTTGCAATAACAACGccatatgtttatatgtacttTCAGAACCTTAAACTtctatgataataataataaattattaatatatcatgAAGCATATATCCCATTAAGGAAGTTTAATTAActtattttagaaaaatgttgtggaaaaatattttacaggaaaaatattaatttatcataATTCGATAATTCCAATTATTAAACATGTCATAGTCGTATAAGCATATGAGTAtcaaaattgcaaaaatgtATTTCCTACTGGAACCCCAGGAACTCTTAAGTATAATTGACGTGGATTAACCTTCTAAATATagcaatataataataaatcatGCACTTTgatatgtttaaaaaaagagaaaaaaaaaaaaaaattaatttattatacgctatataaaaaaaatgatcaaAGTTTTCAATTagtgtttataaaaaaaaattaattcttttacttaaaaacaaatgtattttttattaaatttttatataatttagtaatattaataaaatatataaaattcataatttgaaaaataacaaacataaaataacaaaaaaaaaaataacaaaacaaaataacctataaaatatataattaaaacgaAACTTTTAGTAAGTTAATATTAACTTAGTAAAGCGCCTTTTTATGGgaacaaagaaaaattttttgcttaacacataatatattacaaaaataaaatatattgtaagaacaaataaagaagtatatttgtaataaatttaaaaacataaaatgaaactatataaaataaaaaatttgtaaattaaatgttgttactgttactcTTTAAAGTTTAAATTCGCGTAAGTATGTTCATTTATCtatgtttaaatataattctttttataagtaatagtttaaaatacaatttaCTCCACCCCGTATTTTTCGCTTTTACGTTATTCTCaatatattctaatatattttatcctcaattttttaaatcaatTAAATACGATtcgaattttattttatatcaatGAACTGATAAAAAATCTAtacttttcattatatattttatttttgtgatATAAATgtcttaatttttcttttcatatatttttaataatttaaatatttatgttttgaTTATATGGTAAATAACACAACAGCTATAaggttaatttttattatcctcACGAAGATAGAATTTTTTTCGTTCTATAAGTgcttttctaatatattccatatatattagacatatacattatttaataaaattttctatttatttttgtacgCATCATACCTTTAatgatttataattttcaaatgattgttttaattttgtaatattatgccttttttttatgttgtcCATGTGTcaattttatcattaaaaataaaggaagtAATTATACGAGAATCTGTTTACCCttactattactgttttAACTGTTTCATTAAAGACTACCTAAGAATTATTATCAACTTCTGCAAATGTTTgttattttgctatttaccgtaaattaataatattataaattcattataaataaatttttaataatttcagacaaataaattatattccaACAAAAccgttattttaaaataatttcctttatatatttatactatgTTTCCGTCAATACAAACATGAaacttcatattttttaaattatctcattaactaatataattttataatatctgGGAATTAATTTAGGGTTCATAACACTTTTAATATTCTATGAATTATCATCTCTAATTCATTCTTATAAAGCAcattactaaaaaaatgtctatttttaattttatctttttaaatgGAGAcatagtattatatatatattagtttaATATATCAACAAGTTTACATTActgaatttatattatttttacacaaATATTCTACTCTTTGTATtcaataatttcttttttaatttagaaataaaaatacaggtacaatataataattctatCATTTAATACTGATACAAATTAGTCATATGATTCTGTGTATTATTTTAGTTTCAACTCCTTAAACAGCCATGATAtgttaacatatatatttccctATGAGAGTCACTATAAAAGGATTGAGAGCTCTGATTTAGTCGCGCCAACTCTTTATAAAGAATATACTTCCTatgttctttcttttttcttttgtgaTAAAGTGACATTAATTGTCCTCCCACATTATactaacaaaaaataattcaatttatagaacataaataacattttttataaatataaaattttaatgaaaataaattattaataaaaatgtaaaatgttcatatttttaaatagaatttttatataccttATACCAAATAAAgctaagaataaaaataaataaaaatacagcTACAATAATATACGGTTTATTAATGAATGATGTAAATGGACTTATTGTATATGTGTCGGATAATGGAATGATATCTAAACCTTCTACATTATTTAGTAAAATGGCTGAATTTATTGTGGAACTTGTAGATTGTCCCGTGAGGTTTATATCTTGTCCCTCGAAGGTTGTAGTTGTTATCTCTGGAGATTTAAATATTACCTCTGGTGTTTTAGTCGGTCCCTCTGAACTTATAGATTTTCCCGGTGAACTTGAGGTCTCTATTGTAGAACTGGTAGATTGTACTGTAGAACGTGGAGATTCTACTGTAACACTTCTATTTtgttctaatatattttgaatctGTTCtgattttatttcattttttgaagAATCCAATTGAACTTTTGGCATTAGTTTTGTttgttctttatttctttgcGTCTGATTTACTGCAGGTgctttttttactataaaaatttcaGAATTTTGCATATATCCTTTTCCCGCTTTTACCTCTATAGTTGATTCTTTAAATTCTTCTAATGCTcccataattttattataacatgggtgaaaataatatgtcatttttttataccaCGGTAagctaaaaaaataatcttttatatcgtatttgttaaaatcatcaaaatatttattatttttaccattGTTAAATGTGAACCAACCTTTCCACTTATAATATAATGCAACCCTCTTTTTAAAGTAGTCAAAATGTTTATCGCATATATTATGAgaattgttaataataatttgtttaagGTCCTCATAATTTTCCATATAATCAAATAGATACTTATTTTCTGTCATCATGTCcatatcatatatttcgTCTGGAGCTAATGAATCAATATATTGAGGGTATTTGtcatgaataatttttttccacACATCTAGAAAAGtagaaataatattcttataatcTCCATGATttctattataatataagttTTTATATACCTGCTCTACTAACCAGAAATTTACATCGTACCAATGTTTCTTCCTGAAAGGGACATTCTTTGTATTTTCTTCTGCAATTATTGATAAGTTTCTTTGAAGTTTCTTACAAACATCAGAAATCCATGAGTAATTttctgaatatttttttaaaatatcggAATAAGATTCATATGCAATTTGATCAGACACATTTTCATTCAACTTTGCATAAAATTTATCTGAGGGTAAACCTTCAAATATAGAAGCCTAAAATTAcaggaaagaaaaatatttaaaatgataattatttgtCTTTAAGAGAGAATGATTCATAgttttttatagaaaatataatattcaaataaaagatatatgaatataccattccaaaaagaaataattaagaGTTCATATGGCTACTACCATTTACGGAGATTCCAACTAATTTAGAATATTGTGAACCTGATAATGcatctattatatttttgagaAAGAAAGTGTTTCTttttcatacatatacaaataattctatttatatttaatgattcacttttttcgttaattttttatatataaatatttctaaataaaatgaatcaCTTAAATTGAAGTActgaataattaattatagttaaaattttttcaaacaaatgtaatattttaaggtaatggattaaataatacataatttagTATAACcaaatagaaaaaagtaaaatgaaaaagatattcaattttgttaaaataatgtttatatacatatatatatatatatatataattaaactaGGAATAGGATTTTTTAAAGGAAATTTTAACTTGTTAACTCTTATTATTCATCATCAttcataatacatataacgTATGTATGTTGCAAATACTTTGACTGTTTTacaaattcatttttttcttttaatagatttaattttttattcttaacaTCAAATTCGCTTAATCTACGTACTTTTATGTTGCACTAAAATGAATCACATATTTTGACTATACATGAATTTATTTGTGATTTTTCTGTTtggaaatttataaattcttcattaaatatacttCTTTATCGTTGTACAATAAAACCacaaagaaatataataactaataatgcaatacaaaatattttttcaattataaagtttaataacaaaaatcctttaacttctttatttagaaatatataaaaacctAAATAACCCCTGAGCTTCGAATGcttctaaaaatatttttccctATTTTATCTCATagtttttttctgtttttacATGTACGCTGGCAACATTATCATAcattataaaacattttcttaattatatattattattattattattatacatatatatatatataaattaatacatactttttatttaaaatattaaaaaaaaggcaattaacgaataatagaaaattaaacaaaCCGTAAAGAATACATgtactttaaaatataaatattaagaatatatcCCTAAATGCGGTTGAATTATAAAGTTAGATCTAGCTCAATAagtgttattattttcaaaaaaatgatgaattaaatgaaaatattttattttctatgctttttttattaataatataaaaaaaatatgaatataataatttaataagaaTTCGTTTATATTCCCAATAAGAACACCCcttcttttcatttcttgaaataattgtattatataacagTTCTGttgagaaaataaaataagataaaatgcTGATTGTAACATTTTACtgtaaacaaaattatttcttaattatGCACCAGAACTAATCAGAAGCTGTTTAGCATCGTCtggtatatataaatcaaattattttattttatttgcatcaataatttcattaattcTTAATTACATAATGCGTAATGAATAaggatgtaaaaaaaaaatggtcaAAGTataagataataataattactcataattatttatttttgatttttaaaCGTGCTCGCTcgcatattaaaaaattcggATTATCTATTTtggtaaattttttatttttatattttttttattttttatttttttttgatatacatttttttgttatttattttttctattttttacttatacatatatatatataatatatattttttttttttttatatcattttatttatttttattattttttcatccttttttatatttattattttactttatttattattgtattttctctttttatagatatatacattatttcattttatgtcatttattataatatgtttaattattatatataatttctattTTGTGGTATTgttaatgaataaaattgagtttttttttttttttttttaactatttTTGGGAAAATAAATGGATAAATAGTTGATATTGTGCTGATGAACTTAAAATAGGTTTTATGTGTATGatgtttttgtaaaattaacgcgaatataatttaaatcatCAAGGTTGatataatttgaatttaATATTCCTATTAATTGACacattatatttacttttcgCAATtaccattttatttatgaattgTTTTTGCTTCATATGATAACAACTACCATTATGGAAGTTGTTGATAAAATACTTTagaatgtaaataaatttaactaACATCTTGAGAAcctcattatttataaaaacacgTAATTTAATTATCATATTATAACACTTATTTagttacaatttttaaagaaatatttccTCCAATTAATATACTACATGAATATTGTTATTTATGTTAACAACTTACCAATAATTTAATCcatgaataatttatacagCGAGTTCATGAACatataattcttataaaaCCTCTcttatattactattatttaataataaaaagaagtatagtatatatataatatttttgcatattaCTGCAATACATTCCTTGTAATTAATGCTATCAAAATATAACAGAAGTCATATTAGCATGTCACGAATAATACAGTTGATATAATTGGTATGTACAtagtaattattaataataatatactattataattcaataactattacttatttttacgatattgtaatatattccCTAAGAAAGTAATAAccaaattttataaaattgacCTAATATTccttaataataaattacacAAACAGGACACACAGAAGAAAATagagtaatataataatatatttgcatatcatagtattaacatatacaagacgaaaaatattatatatacatattataacgCGTGTCTAAAATgactattttttaattaacttAACAATTCTATtgaaatatgtaattaaataaaaccAGAGACATATTACTTATTCccttacaaaaaaattcttatcaGGGTGtgttttctaatatatttatgtaagaaaagtaaatatacacatatat from Plasmodium malariae genome assembly, chromosome: 11 harbors:
- the PmUG01_11015300 gene encoding PIR protein produces the protein MHYQASIFEGLPSDKFYAKLNENVSDQIAYESYSDILKKYSENYSWISDVCKKLQRNLSIIAEENTKNVPFRKKHWYDVNFWLVEQVYKNLYYNRNHGDYKNIISTFLDVWKKIIHDKYPQYIDSLAPDEIYDMDMMTENKYLFDYMENYEDLKQIIINNSHNICDKHFDYFKKRVALYYKWKGWFTFNNGKNNKYFDDFNKYDIKDYFFSLPWYKKMTYYFHPCYNKIMGALEEFKESTIEVKAGKGYMQNSEIFIVKKAPAVNQTQRNKEQTKLMPKVQLDSSKNEIKSEQIQNILEQNRSVTVESPRSTVQSTSSTIETSSSPGKSISSEGPTKTPEVIFKSPEITTTTFEGQDINLTGQSTSSTINSAILLNNVEGLDIIPLSDTYTISPFTSFINKPYIIVAVFLFIFILSFIWYKYNVGGQLMSLYHKRKKKEHRKYILYKELARLNQSSQSFYSDSHREIYMLTYHGCLRS